One part of the Bacteroidota bacterium genome encodes these proteins:
- a CDS encoding glycosyltransferase family 2 protein, which produces MESLLTIVIPSYNEEQSLKHLLPTVLAFSKKHNFSLVVVNDGSTDASKLVLDAFLLDYPIFRVIHHKVNRGYGGAIKSGIEACASKYVITIDADGQHNLEDIEKMVSVLKSTDADMVVGNRAGGYNHRFRETGKWIIRKTAKFLMPLHIKDLNSGMKLYSVPMAKKYLHLCPNSMAYSDIITLIFISQKHLVVETPITINQRMAGKSTIGIKTAFDTIMEILNIVMLFNPMRIFLTLSVLIALLSLAWEIPIFLRGNGLSVGALLGFTVSIFLFLLGLIAEQLGLLRRLVINKD; this is translated from the coding sequence TTGGAATCATTACTTACCATAGTTATCCCATCTTATAATGAAGAACAATCGTTAAAGCATTTGCTGCCCACTGTTTTGGCGTTTTCTAAAAAACACAACTTTTCTCTAGTTGTTGTAAACGATGGTTCTACGGATGCAAGCAAATTGGTGTTAGATGCATTTCTGTTGGATTATCCAATATTTAGAGTAATACACCACAAGGTAAATAGGGGATACGGAGGTGCTATAAAATCGGGAATTGAAGCTTGTGCTTCCAAGTATGTAATTACAATTGATGCAGACGGACAACACAATTTAGAGGATATTGAAAAAATGGTATCTGTTTTAAAATCGACAGATGCGGATATGGTTGTGGGAAATAGAGCCGGTGGATATAATCATAGATTTCGCGAAACCGGGAAATGGATTATTCGAAAAACAGCTAAATTTTTAATGCCACTTCACATAAAGGATTTAAATTCCGGAATGAAGTTGTATTCTGTTCCAATGGCAAAAAAATATTTGCACTTGTGTCCCAATTCAATGGCATATAGCGATATAATTACATTGATATTTATCAGTCAAAAACATTTAGTTGTTGAAACACCTATCACCATCAATCAGCGCATGGCAGGTAAAAGTACAATTGGCATTAAAACTGCTTTTGATACCATTATGGAAATATTAAATATTGTTATGTTATTTAATCCAATGCGTATTTTTTTAACACTCTCTGTTCTTATTGCACTGCTGTCGTTGGCTTGGGAAATTCCAATTTTTTTAAGAGGCAACGGATTAAGTGTTGGAGCTTTGCTCGGCTTTACTGTATCCATATTTCTTTTTTTGTTAGGCTTAATAGCCGAACAGTTAGGGCTTTTAAGGAGATTGGTTATAAATAAAGACTGA
- a CDS encoding serine hydrolase: protein MHKYIKYLVPLLLLFVSFTANDNANHPVLSTINDRWVDSVFSKLTPDERIAQLFMVAAYSNKDKKHEEEILKLVKDQKIGGLIFFQGGPVRQAILTNKYQKAAKVPLLISIDGEWGLSMRLDSTPRFPRQMALGAIQNDTLIYQMGQEIAYECKRLGIHINFAPDADVNNNPLNPVIGSRSFGENKENVANKSIAYMKGMQDNHILATGKHFPGHGDTDSDSHKTLPVINQSAERIDSLELYPFKKLIEQGLGSIMVAHLFVPSLDSTANKASTLSKYIVTDLLKNKLNFKGLIFTDALNMKGVSKFYEPGMVDVKALIAGNDVLLFAENVPRAIEEIKKAVERGEITQEEIDMRCKKILAVKKWCGLDKIKPIKLENLTTDLNNRNAELVNRKLAEASVTILKNKSELIPLKNLDTLRIAAISIDNGQTNVFQNVLKNYAKVDLFAIDKDARKENYDSLLSKLKKYNTFIVNFSSVSNSPKKDFGLTPQTEYLLKVLRQQRMGRVVLNIFANSYILGKFNEAEKVDALLMSYEDTYYMQDASAQIIFGGIRANGKLPVSVSDYFKQGDGITSAKSVRLKYTIPEEFGVKELQLARIDSIVLNGIKEHVYPGCQVFIAKEGKVLYNKSFGYHTYENKTPVRNTDVYDLASITKIASSAIAMMSLVEKKGINLDEKLSTYLPELVGTNKQDIILREMLTHQAGLPAWLLFWPKTMSKGEYKKSIYSSTQTDSFPVRVAENLYITRSYSDSIYNAIVKSPLGEKKYKYSDLGYYFLQRIIEKDTQISIDKYNERMFYSPLGLSTLGYKPREKIDVTNIVPTENDTKFRKQLVVGDVHDPGAAMLGGVAGHAGLFSNANDLGILMQMLLQKGDYGGNRYLDSSVVNEFTKCQYCVSNRRGLGFDKPETDSAKDSPVCDCVSYLSYGHTGFTGTMTWVDPASELVYVFLSNRVYPNADENKLAKSGIRNSILKVVYQYLN from the coding sequence ATGCATAAGTACATAAAATACCTAGTTCCATTATTATTGTTGTTTGTTTCTTTTACTGCAAACGACAATGCGAATCATCCTGTTTTAAGCACTATCAATGATAGGTGGGTAGATTCTGTTTTTTCCAAATTAACTCCGGACGAACGTATAGCGCAGTTGTTTATGGTTGCGGCTTATTCTAATAAGGATAAAAAACACGAAGAAGAAATTTTAAAACTTGTAAAAGATCAAAAAATAGGTGGACTTATTTTTTTTCAAGGAGGCCCGGTGCGTCAGGCTATATTGACCAATAAATATCAGAAAGCAGCTAAAGTTCCACTACTAATTTCTATTGATGGAGAATGGGGGTTGTCAATGCGATTAGATAGTACACCTCGTTTCCCTAGACAAATGGCACTTGGTGCAATTCAAAATGATACACTTATTTATCAAATGGGGCAAGAGATAGCCTACGAATGCAAGCGATTAGGTATTCATATTAACTTTGCTCCCGATGCAGATGTGAATAACAATCCATTAAATCCTGTGATTGGTAGTCGTTCCTTTGGAGAGAATAAAGAAAACGTAGCTAATAAGTCCATTGCGTATATGAAAGGAATGCAGGACAATCACATTCTTGCTACAGGTAAGCATTTTCCTGGGCATGGAGATACCGATAGTGATTCTCATAAAACATTGCCCGTAATTAATCAATCTGCAGAGCGCATAGACAGCCTAGAGTTATACCCGTTTAAGAAATTAATAGAGCAAGGGTTGGGAAGTATAATGGTTGCCCACTTATTTGTTCCATCTCTAGATTCTACAGCTAACAAGGCATCTACGCTTAGTAAATATATTGTTACCGATTTGCTTAAGAATAAATTAAATTTTAAAGGACTGATTTTTACTGATGCATTGAATATGAAGGGTGTAAGTAAATTTTATGAGCCCGGAATGGTAGATGTGAAAGCGCTTATAGCCGGAAATGATGTATTGTTATTTGCAGAAAATGTTCCAAGGGCGATAGAAGAAATTAAAAAAGCCGTTGAGCGAGGTGAAATTACACAGGAGGAGATTGATATGCGCTGTAAAAAAATATTAGCAGTAAAGAAATGGTGTGGCTTGGATAAAATTAAGCCTATTAAATTGGAGAATCTGACAACCGATTTGAATAATAGAAATGCAGAACTGGTAAATAGAAAATTAGCAGAAGCATCCGTTACGATATTAAAAAACAAAAGCGAATTAATTCCACTTAAAAATTTAGATACCTTGCGGATTGCAGCAATATCAATAGACAACGGGCAAACAAATGTTTTTCAGAACGTACTAAAGAACTATGCAAAAGTTGATTTATTTGCAATTGATAAAGATGCACGAAAAGAAAATTACGATTCATTACTAAGCAAGCTAAAAAAGTATAATACGTTTATTGTAAATTTTTCGAGTGTTAGCAATAGTCCCAAAAAGGATTTTGGACTGACACCACAAACAGAATATTTGCTTAAAGTACTTCGTCAGCAGAGGATGGGACGTGTTGTGTTGAATATATTTGCAAACTCCTATATTCTTGGAAAATTTAATGAAGCAGAGAAAGTAGATGCTTTGTTGATGTCTTATGAAGATACTTATTACATGCAAGATGCATCGGCTCAAATTATTTTTGGAGGCATTAGAGCAAATGGAAAACTTCCTGTTTCTGTGAGTGATTATTTTAAGCAAGGCGATGGTATTACAAGTGCAAAATCTGTGCGATTAAAATATACGATTCCTGAAGAGTTTGGTGTAAAGGAGTTGCAGTTGGCCAGGATAGACTCTATCGTATTGAATGGTATAAAGGAGCATGTGTATCCGGGATGTCAAGTTTTTATTGCAAAAGAAGGTAAGGTGCTTTACAACAAATCTTTTGGTTATCATACCTACGAAAATAAGACCCCTGTTAGAAATACGGATGTATATGATTTAGCGTCTATTACTAAAATAGCATCCTCTGCTATTGCAATGATGAGTCTGGTAGAAAAAAAAGGAATAAACTTAGATGAAAAGCTATCTACTTATTTGCCGGAGTTAGTTGGAACAAACAAGCAAGATATAATACTTCGAGAAATGCTTACCCATCAAGCCGGATTACCCGCTTGGCTTTTGTTTTGGCCTAAAACAATGAGTAAGGGAGAATACAAAAAATCAATTTACAGCTCTACTCAAACAGATTCGTTTCCTGTTCGGGTGGCAGAAAATTTGTATATAACAAGGTCCTACTCGGATAGCATTTACAATGCAATTGTAAAATCTCCACTTGGAGAAAAAAAATATAAATACAGTGATTTGGGATATTATTTTTTGCAACGAATTATCGAGAAGGATACTCAAATATCTATAGACAAGTACAATGAAAGAATGTTTTATTCCCCGCTTGGCTTAAGTACTTTGGGATATAAACCAAGAGAAAAAATAGATGTAACCAATATAGTACCAACGGAGAACGATACTAAATTTAGAAAACAATTGGTAGTTGGTGATGTTCATGACCCTGGAGCTGCTATGCTGGGAGGAGTTGCAGGTCATGCAGGTTTGTTTTCGAATGCGAATGATTTGGGGATTTTAATGCAAATGTTGTTACAAAAAGGAGATTACGGAGGTAATAGATATTTAGATTCTTCGGTTGTAAATGAATTTACAAAATGCCAATATTGTGTAAGTAATAGACGTGGGCTTGGATTTGATAAGCCGGAAACCGACTCGGCTAAAGATAGTCCCGTATGTGATTGTGTGTCGTATTTAAGTTATGGACACACCGGATTTACTGGCACCATGACATGGGTTGATCCTGCAAGTGAATTGGTATATGTTTTTTTGTCTAATAGGGTTTATCCTAATGCAGATGAAAATAAATTAGCAAAAAGTGGTATTCGGAATTCTATATTAAAAGTTGTTTATCAATATTTGAATTAG
- a CDS encoding dihydrofolate reductase, producing the protein MKISLIAAIATNNAIGKDNNLLWHLPADMKIFKEKTTGHCIVTGRKNYESIPEKFRPLPNRTNIVITRNPNYNAPGAIVASSVQEAIEIAKQKGESELFIIGGAEIYKQTIDIADTLYITHVDGTFEADAFFPEITSSWKQIEKRDYVQDEKNKYNFSLIEYTKTI; encoded by the coding sequence ATGAAAATAAGCTTAATTGCTGCAATAGCCACCAACAACGCAATCGGCAAAGACAACAATTTGCTATGGCACTTGCCTGCCGACATGAAAATTTTTAAAGAAAAAACAACAGGACATTGTATTGTAACAGGGCGAAAAAACTATGAATCAATCCCCGAAAAATTTCGACCTCTGCCCAATCGCACAAATATTGTAATAACCAGAAATCCTAATTACAACGCTCCGGGAGCAATAGTGGCGAGCTCTGTACAAGAAGCCATTGAAATAGCCAAACAAAAAGGAGAATCAGAATTATTCATAATTGGTGGGGCTGAAATTTACAAACAAACAATAGATATAGCAGACACTCTTTATATAACTCATGTTGACGGTACATTTGAGGCAGATGCTTTTTTCCCAGAAATAACAAGTAGTTGGAAACAAATTGAAAAAAGAGACTATGTGCAGGATGAAAAAAACAAATACAACTTCTCGCTTATAGAATACACTAAAACTATTTAG
- a CDS encoding DNA primase gives MITKPTIDLILDAARVEEVIADFITLKKRGVNFIGNCPFHDEKTPSFTVSPVKGIYKCFGCGKAGNSVNFVMDHEQMSYPEALRYLAKKYNIEIEEEYTKDLDVLREEQTERESLFVVNTFAQNYFSEQLLTTDLGKSVGLGYFKERGFTEETIKKFQLGISPDDRKALLNAALQAGYKLEYLIKTGLVIDGERGAFDRFFDRVMFPIHNVTGRVLGFGGRILKTDKKAAKYINSPESDIYNKSKVLYGLFFAKKSIVQEDSCFLVEGYTDVISMHQAGIENVVASSGTSLTVDQIKLIKRYTNNITILYDGDFAGIKASFRGIDMILEEGMNVKVLLFPDGEDPDSYSKKTGKDELKNFIKINSKDFISFKTSILYKDAANDPIKKAGLIHDIVESIARIPDSITRSLYVKECSRLMHLEELVLMNELNKARRKISSTKQQKENASEKQVASDVSSLPENIAFEEIATSSKSLNLNECEFQEKDIIRLLLVYGGSKVSFEVDDDPEKTTELQVAEWIVHELQHDGIKFENDSYQKIFDLFAVKSMEELTNSFFTNHSDKDIATVAISLISSPYELSLNWERHGIIVQKEEGVLRKSVQNAIYSLKSKKLELMIHAIQDKIKTTENTDDLMDLLAEQQQLLEAKKAFNALLGRIITK, from the coding sequence ATGATTACCAAACCAACCATAGATTTGATATTGGATGCCGCTCGGGTGGAGGAGGTAATAGCTGATTTTATTACACTTAAAAAACGAGGTGTAAATTTTATTGGAAATTGCCCTTTTCACGATGAGAAAACACCTTCTTTTACGGTGTCTCCGGTTAAGGGTATTTACAAATGTTTTGGTTGTGGTAAAGCCGGTAATTCAGTAAATTTTGTGATGGATCATGAGCAAATGTCCTATCCAGAGGCATTACGCTACCTTGCAAAAAAATACAACATAGAAATTGAAGAAGAGTACACCAAAGATTTGGATGTGCTTCGAGAAGAGCAAACAGAGCGCGAAAGCTTATTTGTAGTAAACACATTTGCACAAAATTATTTTAGCGAACAACTACTTACCACTGACCTTGGAAAGTCCGTTGGGCTTGGGTATTTTAAAGAGCGTGGCTTTACGGAGGAAACAATTAAGAAGTTTCAGCTCGGAATAAGCCCTGACGATAGAAAGGCATTACTAAATGCAGCCCTGCAAGCAGGATATAAGCTAGAGTATTTGATTAAGACAGGATTGGTAATTGATGGAGAGAGGGGAGCTTTCGATCGTTTTTTTGATAGGGTGATGTTTCCAATTCATAATGTAACGGGCAGAGTGCTTGGTTTTGGAGGCAGGATATTAAAAACCGACAAAAAGGCGGCTAAATATATAAACTCGCCAGAGTCGGATATATACAACAAGAGCAAAGTTTTATACGGTTTGTTTTTTGCAAAAAAATCAATCGTGCAAGAAGATTCTTGTTTTTTGGTAGAGGGTTACACCGATGTAATATCAATGCATCAGGCAGGAATAGAGAATGTGGTGGCTTCGTCCGGCACATCACTTACGGTAGATCAAATTAAACTGATAAAACGCTACACCAATAATATTACCATTTTGTACGATGGCGATTTTGCTGGTATCAAAGCTAGTTTCAGAGGTATTGATATGATTTTGGAAGAAGGCATGAATGTAAAAGTGCTGCTATTCCCCGATGGAGAAGATCCAGATTCGTATTCAAAAAAGACGGGCAAAGATGAGCTGAAAAATTTTATCAAAATAAATTCGAAAGATTTTATTTCTTTTAAAACATCCATTTTATATAAGGATGCAGCTAACGACCCGATTAAAAAGGCGGGGTTGATACACGATATTGTGGAGAGTATTGCGCGCATTCCTGATTCTATTACTCGGTCGTTGTATGTAAAAGAGTGTAGCAGATTAATGCACTTGGAGGAGCTTGTGTTGATGAACGAGCTGAATAAGGCAAGAAGAAAAATATCATCAACTAAACAACAAAAAGAAAACGCTTCTGAAAAACAGGTGGCTTCGGATGTTTCTAGTTTGCCCGAGAATATAGCTTTCGAAGAAATTGCAACTTCCTCCAAATCTCTGAACCTAAATGAGTGCGAATTTCAAGAGAAAGATATTATACGGTTATTGCTCGTATATGGTGGTTCAAAAGTTTCCTTTGAAGTAGATGATGATCCTGAGAAAACAACAGAATTGCAAGTTGCAGAATGGATTGTACACGAGCTGCAGCACGATGGTATAAAATTCGAAAACGATAGCTATCAAAAGATATTTGATTTGTTTGCGGTTAAGTCCATGGAAGAACTAACAAATTCTTTCTTTACTAATCACTCGGATAAAGATATAGCTACTGTTGCTATCAGTTTAATTAGTTCTCCGTACGAGTTGAGTTTGAACTGGGAACGGCACGGTATTATTGTTCAGAAAGAAGAAGGTGTTTTACGCAAGTCGGTACAAAATGCCATCTACTCTTTAAAATCTAAAAAGCTTGAATTGATGATTCATGCAATTCAAGATAAAATAAAAACAACAGAAAACACGGACGACTTAATGGATTTGTTGGCCGAGCAACAACAGTTATTAGAAGCCAAAAAGGCTTTTAATGCCCTATTAGGAAGAATAATTACTAAATAG
- a CDS encoding PorP/SprF family type IX secretion system membrane protein, protein MRRIITFYFLLNFCASFAQDIHFSQYLQSPLTMNPSMAGASKDIQVIVNYKDQWRSVASPYKTYAVSADGKYSRKGWEKGFLGYGINVFRDVAGDANMGTTQANISAAYHVYTSAKSTLGAGLQAGFGQKSIDFSKLQWGNQYDGSKYDPNLPTGEPVGSSSFIYPDFGAGVVWNYGTSQRTISSNDGIKASIGASIYHVNKPRTSFYSAANDKLYQRITVHGMSEIGIKNTNVSLIPSFLYNRQGPSQEIIPGCAARYMLKEDSKYTGFVKGAAVSLGGFYRFKDAFVVTSMLEIANYAFGISYDVNTSSLKEASSGRGGFEICLKYVNPSPFAYRSKPSF, encoded by the coding sequence ATGAGAAGAATAATTACATTCTATTTTCTACTAAATTTTTGCGCAAGCTTTGCTCAGGATATCCATTTTTCGCAATATTTGCAATCTCCATTAACCATGAATCCTTCTATGGCAGGTGCTAGTAAGGACATTCAGGTAATTGTAAATTATAAAGATCAGTGGCGCAGTGTTGCTTCTCCCTATAAAACGTATGCAGTATCGGCAGATGGCAAGTACTCTAGAAAGGGTTGGGAGAAAGGCTTTTTGGGCTATGGAATTAATGTTTTTAGGGATGTAGCTGGAGATGCCAATATGGGAACTACACAAGCAAATATTTCTGCTGCTTACCATGTTTATACTTCTGCCAAAAGTACATTAGGCGCAGGTTTGCAAGCAGGGTTTGGACAAAAAAGCATCGATTTTTCTAAGTTGCAATGGGGCAATCAGTACGATGGAAGTAAATACGACCCTAATCTACCAACCGGAGAACCTGTTGGAAGTAGTTCATTTATATACCCGGATTTTGGTGCAGGTGTAGTTTGGAATTATGGAACTTCGCAACGAACAATAAGCTCTAACGATGGAATTAAAGCAAGCATCGGAGCATCTATTTACCATGTTAATAAACCTCGGACTTCCTTTTATAGTGCAGCAAATGATAAGTTGTATCAGCGCATAACAGTGCATGGTATGTCTGAAATTGGAATTAAGAATACCAACGTGTCTCTTATTCCTAGCTTTTTGTATAACAGACAAGGGCCATCGCAAGAAATTATTCCAGGTTGTGCGGCACGTTATATGCTTAAAGAAGACTCTAAATATACAGGCTTTGTAAAAGGTGCTGCCGTTTCATTAGGCGGATTTTATCGGTTTAAAGATGCTTTTGTAGTAACAAGTATGTTGGAGATTGCAAATTATGCCTTTGGAATTTCGTATGATGTAAATACATCTTCGCTGAAAGAAGCAAGTTCAGGACGAGGTGGTTTTGAAATTTGTTTGAAATATGTAAATCCAAGCCCGTTTGCATACCGTTCTAAACCTAGCTTTTAA
- the kdsB gene encoding 3-deoxy-manno-octulosonate cytidylyltransferase produces MQILGIIPARYASTRFPGKPLIDIAGKSMIQRVYEQCLKSNLLSTVYVATDDIRIAEHITQFGGNVVMTSEQHTCGTERCFETLTQLGEKEYDVVINIQGDEPFINPEQIDMLCSCFDSERVEIATLAKKLNNSSDLFNPTIPKVVLNNVHNAIYFSRQAIPYLRGIEENEWINNHIYFKHIGIYGYRSDILKEIVSLPAGKLEKAESLEQLRWLENGYKIKVAITNFESISIDTPADLERALKMI; encoded by the coding sequence ATGCAAATACTTGGAATAATTCCTGCTCGCTATGCTTCTACCCGATTTCCGGGAAAACCTTTAATTGACATTGCCGGAAAAAGCATGATACAAAGGGTGTACGAGCAATGTTTAAAATCAAATTTGCTAAGTACTGTTTATGTTGCTACAGACGACATTCGTATTGCAGAGCACATAACCCAATTTGGAGGAAATGTTGTAATGACATCGGAACAGCACACTTGTGGCACAGAAAGATGTTTTGAAACACTTACTCAACTGGGAGAAAAAGAATATGATGTTGTAATAAATATACAAGGAGATGAGCCTTTTATTAATCCGGAACAAATAGATATGTTGTGTAGCTGCTTTGATTCAGAACGTGTCGAAATTGCTACACTCGCAAAAAAATTAAACAATTCGTCCGATTTATTTAATCCTACTATTCCTAAAGTAGTACTAAACAATGTACATAATGCGATTTACTTTAGTCGACAGGCAATACCATATCTACGTGGGATAGAAGAAAACGAATGGATAAATAATCATATTTACTTTAAACACATTGGCATTTATGGCTACCGAAGCGATATTCTTAAAGAAATTGTTAGCCTACCTGCGGGAAAACTAGAAAAAGCAGAATCTTTAGAACAATTGAGATGGCTTGAAAACGGGTACAAAATAAAAGTGGCAATTACGAATTTCGAAAGTATTTCGATAGACACACCTGCAGATTTAGAAAGAGCATTAAAAATGATTTAA
- a CDS encoding nicotinate-nucleotide adenylyltransferase, with product MKIGLFFGSFNPVHIGHMVIVGHMAEFTDLDEVWLVVSPHNPLKEKSSLLNDKHRLQLVKEAIGDNLKIKASNIEFSLPQPSYTIHTLTYLKEKHPLHQFVLLMGSDNLDTFHKWKNYEIILENYELYIYPRKEASASNLQNHKNVKMIGAPLMELSSTFIRNSIKEKKDVRYMLPDAVYKYIKEMHFYEK from the coding sequence GTGAAAATTGGTTTATTCTTTGGGTCGTTTAATCCTGTGCATATTGGGCATATGGTAATTGTTGGCCACATGGCAGAGTTTACCGATTTAGATGAGGTTTGGTTAGTTGTTTCTCCGCACAACCCCTTAAAAGAAAAAAGCTCGTTGTTGAATGACAAACATAGGTTGCAACTGGTAAAAGAAGCAATTGGAGATAATCTAAAAATAAAGGCCAGCAATATAGAATTCTCATTACCTCAGCCTTCATATACTATACATACATTAACATATTTAAAAGAAAAACACCCTTTGCATCAATTTGTGTTGCTTATGGGGAGCGATAATTTAGATACTTTTCACAAATGGAAAAACTATGAAATTATTCTAGAGAATTACGAGTTATATATATATCCCAGAAAAGAGGCCTCCGCGAGCAATTTGCAAAATCATAAAAATGTAAAAATGATTGGCGCTCCACTCATGGAGCTCTCCTCTACTTTTATCAGAAATTCTATTAAAGAAAAAAAAGATGTTCGATATATGCTGCCGGATGCCGTTTATAAGTACATCAAAGAAATGCACTTTTACGAAAAGTAA
- the pyk gene encoding pyruvate kinase: protein MSTQTFWSKTKIVATIGPASSNKDVLRDMFHAGVDICRINFSHGSYDVVGEIFSTIRELNKELNSHVGILVDLQGPKLRIGTVENNGVDLIAGNKLLITTKECIGTAEKLYITYPEFPKDVEVGNTVLIDDGKILLTVLKTNGKDEVEAEVVIGGLLSSKKGVNLPNTKISLPCLTPKDIEDLNYALENDVEWVGLSFVRSVTDVVDLKELIKSKKKTARVIAKIEKPEAILEIENIIDMADAIMVARGDLGVELPMEQVPVIQKMLVNKCIQASKPVIIATQMMESMITNYSPTRAEVNDVANAVMDGADAVMLSGETSVGKYPARVIEYMQKIIHEVEREENVYYREHSPVLKTQTFISDSICYNACIMAKQAGVKAIISMTNSGYTAFKLSSHRPKANIFIFTDNKSLLTSLSLVWGVRGFYYNKYESTDKTIADLKNFLKDEGYVNVDDLIINIASMPMKDRGRTNMLKLSYIS, encoded by the coding sequence ATGTCAACACAAACATTTTGGAGTAAAACAAAAATAGTAGCCACTATTGGCCCGGCATCCTCTAACAAAGATGTATTAAGAGATATGTTCCATGCAGGAGTTGATATTTGTCGTATCAATTTTTCTCATGGCTCTTACGATGTGGTGGGCGAAATTTTTTCAACCATACGCGAACTAAATAAAGAATTAAATTCGCATGTAGGTATTCTTGTTGATTTACAAGGGCCCAAACTTAGAATAGGCACCGTAGAAAACAATGGTGTTGATTTAATTGCCGGAAATAAACTTTTAATTACAACCAAAGAATGTATAGGCACGGCAGAAAAGCTATATATAACCTATCCTGAATTTCCTAAAGATGTAGAGGTAGGAAATACAGTGCTGATTGATGATGGAAAAATTTTATTGACCGTTCTAAAAACAAATGGGAAAGACGAAGTAGAAGCAGAAGTTGTAATTGGCGGACTTTTATCTTCTAAAAAAGGAGTAAATCTTCCAAACACAAAAATATCGCTACCCTGCTTAACGCCTAAGGATATAGAGGATTTGAACTACGCATTGGAAAATGATGTAGAATGGGTTGGCTTATCATTTGTGCGCAGCGTTACCGATGTGGTTGACTTAAAAGAATTAATAAAATCAAAAAAGAAAACTGCACGTGTAATTGCCAAAATAGAAAAGCCCGAAGCCATTCTTGAAATAGAAAACATTATAGATATGGCGGATGCCATAATGGTAGCACGCGGAGATTTAGGCGTAGAGCTGCCCATGGAGCAAGTGCCTGTTATTCAAAAAATGCTGGTAAACAAATGTATTCAGGCGTCAAAACCGGTAATTATTGCCACACAAATGATGGAGAGTATGATTACAAATTACTCCCCCACAAGAGCTGAAGTAAACGATGTGGCCAACGCTGTGATGGATGGTGCAGATGCAGTAATGTTAAGCGGAGAAACCTCTGTTGGTAAGTACCCTGCTCGTGTAATAGAGTATATGCAAAAAATTATTCACGAAGTAGAAAGAGAAGAGAATGTGTACTACCGAGAACATTCTCCTGTATTAAAAACACAAACTTTTATTTCTGATTCTATTTGCTACAATGCTTGTATAATGGCTAAACAAGCCGGAGTTAAAGCAATTATCTCTATGACAAACTCGGGCTACACAGCGTTTAAATTATCTAGCCACCGACCCAAAGCAAACATCTTTATTTTTACCGACAACAAATCACTACTTACTTCGTTGAGTTTGGTATGGGGCGTGCGAGGCTTTTACTACAACAAGTACGAAAGCACCGACAAAACAATTGCCGATTTAAAAAACTTTTTGAAGGACGAAGGGTATGTAAATGTTGATGATTTAATAATCAACATTGCCAGCATGCCAATGAAAGACAGAGGAAGAACAAACATGCTTAAATTAAGCTACATCAGCTAA